In the Dolichospermum flos-aquae CCAP 1403/13F genome, TTACCGCTAATGTAAGCTTTGGTATCTTCCTGTTGAGGGTTGCTGAAAATTAGCTCTGTCGAATTGTACTCTACTAAATACCCAGCCCGTCCACCTGATTCTGAGGCTCTGACATTAAAAAACGCCGTTTTATCAGATACTCGTGATGCTTGCTGCATATTGTGAGTGACTATGACGATGGTATATTGCTCTTTAAGTTCATGAATTAGTTCTTCAACCCGCGAGGTAGAAATAGGATCAAGAGCAGAACATGGTTCATCCATGAGGATAACTTCTGGTTGGACAGCGATCGCTCGGGCAATACATAAACGTTGTTGTTGTCCACCGGATAAAGATAAACCATTTTGGCGCAATTTATCCTTGACTTCATCCCACAAAGCCGCTTGTCGCAAACTCCGTTCTACTAATTCATTCATATCACCCCTGTAGCCATTAATTCTGGCCCCAAAAGCAATATTTTCATAAATTGACTTGGGAAATGGATTGGGTCTTTGAAACACCATACCAATACGTCTCCGCACCTCTACGGGATCAATATTGGGTGCATAGAGATTTTTATCATAGAAATAAACTTTACCTTCGGCTCTAAATGATGCGATTAAATCATTTAGACGGTTATAACATCGCAATAATGTACTTTTACCGCAGCCGGATGGTCCGATAAAAGCCGTCACCCGATTTTTAGGAATATCTAGCCAAACATTCTGTACAGCCAAAAAATTGCCGTAGTAGATATTGAGATCTTCTGTGCGTAAAACCGATTCAGCCCCATTAATCGTGCTAATTGTAGTAGCCATAAATACTTAAAGAATAAGTTTTTCGGGATGAGTTTCAGTTTTGTTAACTAAACCTTTTGTTTAGTCACCCAGCGAGTAATAATACTAGTAATTAAAACCATCATTACGAGGATTAAAGACGCAGCCCAAGCTAGAGATTGCCAAGTTGGGAAGGGAGAAGTAGCAAAGTTGTAGACTAAAACCGCGAGAGAAGCAGTAGGTTTGAGAATGCTATCCGGCCAAAAAGCAGAAAAAAGAGCCGTAAATATTAATGGTGCTGTTTCTCCAGCAGCCCGAGCGATCGCCAAAGTAGAACCAGTGACAATTGTTGGTAATGCAGCCGGCAATACCACCAGGATCACAGTTTGCAAATTACTTGCACCTAATCCAACAGACGCTTGCCGCAAATCTTGAGATACTAATTGCAAAGCTTCGTCTGTAGTTTTTACAATAATAGGTAACATCAAAATTGCTAAGGCAAATCCACCCCCCAGGGCTGAGTAAGAGCCTAAATTCAGGTTTACTAAGGTCAAAACCACAATTCCATAGGCAAATACCCCAGCAATAATAGAAGGAACACCACTGAGGACGTTAGTAGCAAAACGTATCCATCTAGCAATCTTTTGGGAACTAAACTCATTTAAATAAATTGCGGCCAATACACCAAAGGGAACACTAATGACAGCGGCAATCCCGACCATGAGAATTGTGCCAACAATGGCATTACCAAAACCGCCATTTTTGCCAAAAGGCGGCGGTGGTAACTGCGTAAAAATATTGAGATTTAAACTACTAAACCCTCTAATTACTACATAATAAAGCACTGCCAACAAGGGGACTAGTGCCAATGCTCCACAGATAAAAGCTAATCCAGTCATTGCTGTATTCAACAATGTCCGAGGAGAGGAAGGAGAACGAGTCAGGCTTCTTTGCTCAAAAGAAGAAGTCATAATTTAACCTATCACTATAGTCTCTGGACTCGCGCCACAATAAACTCTGCCAGAATATTGACTATCATCGTCAATAGAAATAGGATTAAAGCTGCATACATTAAAGCAGCAACTTGTAACCCATTAGCTTCAGCAAATTGATTTGCTAGTAGGGAAGAAATTGTATTAGATGGTGCTAAGAAAGAGATGTTAATATTATTGGCATTACCAATTAACATTGTCACAGCCATTGTTTCACCCATGGCTCTACCAAGTGCCAACATCACCGCACTGACAATGCCAGAAAAAGCAGCGGGGATAATAACTTGAAAAATTGTTTCCCAACGGGTTGCACCGATTGCCAAGGCAGCTTGACGTAAACCCGAAGGTACAGAAATCAAAGCATCACGAGAAATAGCGGTGATAATTGGCAAAGTCATAATTGCTAAGATCACTCCCGCAGGTAACATTCCTGGCCCTGTAGGTGAGGTACTAAAAATAGGTAGCCAGCCCCAATAACGATGCAGCCATTTGCCCAAATCAGTTAAAATCGGGATTAAAACAAAAATTCCCCAGACTCCGTAGACAACACTGGGAATGGCAGCTAATAATTCTACTAAAAATACCAGTACCAATTTTACCTGGGATGGCAAAAAATCCTCACTCAATAAAATCGCCGTCCCCACACCAATCGGAACTGCTAAAACTAGTCCGATTAAAGAACTCATGAGAGTCCCATAAATCGCAGGTAATACCCCATATTCATCATTAACAGGGTTCCAATTGCTGGTGATTAAGAAATTAATCCCGAATTTTTGGATAGCTGGACTGGCCGCAATAGCAACTTGCAAGGTAATCCATAATAAAATCCCAGCAATTGCTAGGGCAAAAATTCGAGTTAACCAAATAAAGCTCCGATCTAGATTTCTGTCTATTTCCGAGCGATTTTTCGTTACTAATGGGGTTTCTGGAAAATTTATGGACATGAATGCTGACTCTAAGATGTGGGAAAAAGCTAACTTTCTCAAAACTAGTACAATACGGCGTAAGTTAAGCAACCATTAAAAATCCCTGAAAAGCTTATACCATCTGCTTTTTAATTTTTAATTGTTAATTTTTAATTCCGCCCTGCGGTACTAGCTTGTCATTACTTTGTAGTTTTAGGATCAGCGCCAAGAGAGATTTTATAATCAGGACTAATTTGATCAGCAGCAGCAGCCACTTTAGCAATCACATTTGCTGGTAAAGGAACATACCCTAATTGAGTAGCTAACTTTTGTCCATCGGTTAAAGCGTACTCAATAGTTGCTTCTATTGCCTTGGCTTTACCAGCATCAGCATATTTTTTATAAGCGAGAATCCAAGTATAAGTGACGATTGGGTAAGAACCTTCCCCTTCAGGATCAGAAATAAAAGCGCGAAGATTTTCTGGTAAAGTTACTGATGCTAAAGTTTTAGATGCTGATTCTTCAGAAGCCAAAACAAACTTTTTAGCTTTATTTTCTAAACTCGCAAATTTGAGATTACTTTGTTTGGCATAGCCATATTCTACATAACCAATAGCGCCTGGAGTTTGTTGAATTTGGGCGGTAATACCTTCATTGCCTTTAGCACCAATTCCTACAGGCCATTTTACACTTTTACCGTCACCTACTTTAGTTTTCCATTCTGGACTAATGGCGCTAAGGTGTTTGGTAAAAACGCCTGTAGTCCCGCTACCATCAGCCCGATAAATAACTTTTATCTCG is a window encoding:
- the pstA gene encoding phosphate ABC transporter permease PstA; the protein is MTSSFEQRSLTRSPSSPRTLLNTAMTGLAFICGALALVPLLAVLYYVVIRGFSSLNLNIFTQLPPPPFGKNGGFGNAIVGTILMVGIAAVISVPFGVLAAIYLNEFSSQKIARWIRFATNVLSGVPSIIAGVFAYGIVVLTLVNLNLGSYSALGGGFALAILMLPIIVKTTDEALQLVSQDLRQASVGLGASNLQTVILVVLPAALPTIVTGSTLAIARAAGETAPLIFTALFSAFWPDSILKPTASLAVLVYNFATSPFPTWQSLAWAASLILVMMVLITSIITRWVTKQKV
- the pstC gene encoding phosphate ABC transporter permease subunit PstC, whose product is MSINFPETPLVTKNRSEIDRNLDRSFIWLTRIFALAIAGILLWITLQVAIAASPAIQKFGINFLITSNWNPVNDEYGVLPAIYGTLMSSLIGLVLAVPIGVGTAILLSEDFLPSQVKLVLVFLVELLAAIPSVVYGVWGIFVLIPILTDLGKWLHRYWGWLPIFSTSPTGPGMLPAGVILAIMTLPIITAISRDALISVPSGLRQAALAIGATRWETIFQVIIPAAFSGIVSAVMLALGRAMGETMAVTMLIGNANNINISFLAPSNTISSLLANQFAEANGLQVAALMYAALILFLLTMIVNILAEFIVARVQRL
- the pstS gene encoding phosphate ABC transporter substrate-binding protein PstS; protein product: MKHNRLIALISVFTLAISLSACGETNSTNPTPNKSSSQTTTASSKLDLGGNIELTGAGATFPSPLYQTWFAELNKKYPNLKVNYQPVGSGAGVEQFTKGTVDFGASDVAMKDEEIQNIPADKGVILLPVTAGSIVLAYNLPDIADSSGGVAILKLPRAVYIDILLGKIKSWDDPAIAQANPDVKLPKDEIKVIYRADGSGTTGVFTKHLSAISPEWKTKVGDGKSVKWPVGIGAKGNEGITAQIQQTPGAIGYVEYGYAKQSNLKFASLENKAKKFVLASEESASKTLASVTLPENLRAFISDPEGEGSYPIVTYTWILAYKKYADAGKAKAIEATIEYALTDGQKLATQLGYVPLPANVIAKVAAAADQISPDYKISLGADPKTTK
- the pstB gene encoding phosphate ABC transporter ATP-binding protein PstB yields the protein MATTISTINGAESVLRTEDLNIYYGNFLAVQNVWLDIPKNRVTAFIGPSGCGKSTLLRCYNRLNDLIASFRAEGKVYFYDKNLYAPNIDPVEVRRRIGMVFQRPNPFPKSIYENIAFGARINGYRGDMNELVERSLRQAALWDEVKDKLRQNGLSLSGGQQQRLCIARAIAVQPEVILMDEPCSALDPISTSRVEELIHELKEQYTIVIVTHNMQQASRVSDKTAFFNVRASESGGRAGYLVEYNSTELIFSNPQQEDTKAYISGKFG